Proteins from a genomic interval of Desulfurobacterium sp. TC5-1:
- a CDS encoding glycine--tRNA ligase subunit alpha — MTFQELIFKLETYWSEKGCVIGKSYDVEQGAGTMHPFTFLKVLDSKPWNVAYVQACRRPADGRYGDNPNRLQRYFQFQVILKPSPENAQELYLGSLEALGISPYKHDIRFVEDDWESPTLGAWGLGWEVWLDGMEITQFTYFQQAGGITLNPVSVEITYGLERIAMYIQNVDSVYDIIWTNGVKYGDLYKEAEYQWSVYNFEEADVEMLFKLFSMYEVESKRLIEKGLVLPAYDYCLKCSHVFNVLDARGAISVAERASYIGRVRKLANLCAKEYLKKEKEVTASEG, encoded by the coding sequence GTGACTTTTCAGGAACTGATATTTAAGCTGGAAACTTACTGGTCTGAAAAAGGGTGTGTCATTGGAAAAAGCTACGACGTTGAGCAGGGTGCAGGAACAATGCACCCTTTTACATTTTTAAAGGTACTTGACTCAAAGCCCTGGAACGTGGCTTATGTCCAGGCATGCAGAAGGCCTGCCGATGGAAGGTATGGTGATAATCCCAACAGGCTTCAGAGATACTTCCAGTTTCAGGTAATCCTTAAACCTTCTCCTGAAAATGCACAGGAACTTTATCTTGGAAGCTTAGAGGCCCTCGGCATCAGCCCTTACAAACATGACATAAGATTCGTTGAAGACGACTGGGAATCACCTACATTAGGCGCATGGGGGCTCGGCTGGGAAGTCTGGCTTGATGGAATGGAGATAACACAGTTCACCTACTTTCAGCAGGCAGGTGGAATAACTCTCAATCCAGTATCTGTGGAAATAACATACGGACTTGAAAGAATTGCAATGTACATTCAAAATGTTGACAGCGTTTACGACATTATCTGGACAAACGGCGTAAAGTATGGTGATCTTTACAAAGAAGCTGAATATCAATGGTCTGTCTATAATTTTGAAGAAGCAGATGTTGAAATGCTGTTCAAACTCTTTTCAATGTACGAAGTAGAGTCTAAACGACTTATAGAGAAAGGCCTGGTGCTTCCAGCTTACGATTACTGCCTAAAATGTTCTCATGTATTCAATGTGCTTGACGCAAGAGGTGCAATATCTGTGGCAGAAAGAGCATCTTACATCGGAAGAGTCAGAAAACTTGCAAATTTGTGTGCGAAAGAATACTTAAAAAAAGAGAAAGAGGTAACAGCAAGTGAAGGCTGA